The following proteins come from a genomic window of Aminivibrio pyruvatiphilus:
- the recF gene encoding DNA replication/repair protein RecF (All proteins in this family for which functions are known are DNA-binding proteins that assist the filamentation of RecA onto DNA for the initiation of recombination or recombinational repair.), which yields MWCSEYLVRNFRNLSPVRISWDPGLNLVTGKNGAGKTNCLEGLHLLTGWGPFGERKDLPSWRNEGDRAYITGTFCGEEDLFLAMAVGGSTVVKCDGKRVSFPEVRARVPALAFLPGDMALLDGSPTIRRNFLDKLCALLFPLYARRISDFRRVVRHRTLLLRAGKRTESVSRAMAPLAAWIWSCRDEAAGLLSLGLAHFPDLSPAPLELAHVRGGGSGTENPLDDWWKSLETWSERERRSCLSLVGPHRDDLMVRTGGREAAAFFSRGQIRRASVALMLAAGKAVEARLRRKPLILLDEIASELDREGRKITMASLAGTGWQVVAAAAEMTADEWPGSMWKVEEGAVLPCR from the coding sequence ATGTGGTGTTCCGAGTATCTCGTCCGGAATTTCCGCAATCTTTCTCCGGTCCGGATTTCCTGGGATCCCGGCCTGAACCTGGTCACGGGAAAAAACGGGGCGGGTAAAACCAACTGCCTTGAAGGACTCCATCTGCTGACGGGATGGGGTCCTTTCGGCGAAAGAAAAGACCTTCCCTCATGGCGGAATGAAGGAGACAGGGCGTATATCACCGGTACCTTCTGCGGCGAGGAAGACCTGTTTCTCGCCATGGCCGTCGGCGGTTCCACCGTGGTGAAGTGCGACGGAAAGCGGGTTTCTTTTCCCGAGGTCAGGGCGAGGGTGCCCGCTCTGGCCTTCCTTCCCGGGGATATGGCTCTGCTGGACGGATCTCCTACTATTCGTCGGAATTTTCTGGATAAATTATGTGCCCTCCTCTTCCCCCTGTACGCCAGGAGAATCAGCGATTTCCGGAGGGTGGTCCGTCACAGGACCCTTCTCCTCAGGGCGGGAAAAAGAACGGAGTCCGTATCCAGGGCCATGGCTCCCCTGGCGGCATGGATATGGTCGTGCAGGGACGAGGCGGCGGGGCTTCTTTCCCTCGGGCTGGCCCATTTTCCTGACCTTTCCCCCGCTCCCCTGGAGCTTGCCCATGTCCGGGGAGGGGGTTCGGGAACGGAAAATCCCCTCGATGACTGGTGGAAGTCCCTGGAAACCTGGAGCGAGAGGGAAAGGAGAAGCTGCCTTTCCCTGGTGGGGCCTCACCGGGACGACCTTATGGTCCGGACGGGCGGACGGGAAGCGGCGGCTTTTTTCAGCAGGGGCCAGATACGGAGGGCCTCCGTCGCCCTTATGCTCGCGGCGGGCAAGGCCGTGGAGGCACGGCTGAGACGGAAGCCCCTGATCCTTCTCGATGAAATAGCCTCCGAGCTTGACCGGGAGGGACGGAAGATCACCATGGCCTCCCTGGCGGGAACGGGATGGCAGGTAGTGGCCGCTGCGGCGGAGATGACGGCAGACGAGTGGCCGGGCAGCATGTGGAAAGTGGAGGAGGGAGCCGTGCTCCCCTGCCGCTGA
- the mnmG gene encoding tRNA uridine-5-carboxymethylaminomethyl(34) synthesis enzyme MnmG, whose protein sequence is MAAVCDKKYDVIVVGGGHAGCEAALAAARMGAAVLQLNLYLDNTALMPCNPSIGGPAKGHLVREGSALGGEQAEAADSSAMLVRWLNTSKGPAVRALRAQCDLRDYAAHYTLAVETQKNLDIHQDVVTDLWTEKGRIRGVRTKYGLVYEGKTVVLATGTYLGGKVYIGEDSFASGPLGQVPAEELSRSIREAGLETARTRTDTTPRLHMDTLDLSSLTAQGSAAEPLAFSLWGKGKIHEGYFCHLTRSNPRTHGIIRENLHRSPLYMGWMEGSGPRYCPSIEDKVIKFPEKESHLIFLEPVSRGNREVYVQNFSTSLPYDVQLAMVHSLPGCASAHITRPGYAIEYDYVIPTQLHPYLETKRVEGLFCAGQINGTSGYEEAAAQGLLAGINAALKSRGEEPVVLSRSEAYLGVLVDDLVTKGTKEPYRMLTSRCEHRLLLRHDNADRRLSPIGRKIGLIGDERWNVLLARWKRIDTEAERLEKTKVSPSEGLNAALAALGSAPLSETVSAADLLRRPRVPYSLVERFSPSPEPPRGEEVQALEVEIKYEGYIERQHRQVARLSRMEEVRLPSGLDYSSISGLLAESRQKLEALRPLTLGQAGRISGVTPTDIHLLSVYLNSLSRREADDEEYQAQ, encoded by the coding sequence ATGGCAGCAGTGTGCGATAAAAAATATGATGTCATCGTGGTGGGAGGAGGCCATGCCGGGTGCGAGGCGGCTCTTGCCGCGGCACGGATGGGAGCGGCGGTGCTCCAGCTCAACCTCTACCTGGACAACACGGCCCTCATGCCATGCAATCCCTCCATAGGGGGGCCGGCAAAGGGGCACCTCGTCAGGGAAGGAAGCGCCCTCGGAGGAGAGCAGGCAGAGGCCGCCGACAGCTCCGCCATGCTGGTCCGTTGGCTGAACACGTCCAAGGGACCTGCCGTCCGGGCTCTCCGGGCCCAGTGCGACCTCCGGGATTATGCTGCCCATTACACCCTCGCCGTGGAGACCCAGAAGAACCTGGACATCCACCAGGACGTGGTGACGGATCTCTGGACGGAAAAGGGCAGGATCAGGGGTGTCCGGACGAAGTACGGTCTTGTCTACGAGGGAAAAACGGTAGTGCTCGCCACGGGAACCTATCTCGGAGGCAAGGTCTACATCGGGGAGGACAGTTTTGCTTCCGGTCCTCTCGGGCAGGTTCCCGCGGAGGAACTCTCCCGGTCCATCCGGGAAGCGGGTCTTGAGACGGCGAGGACCCGTACCGATACCACTCCCCGGCTTCATATGGATACCCTGGACCTTTCTTCCCTTACCGCCCAGGGCAGCGCAGCGGAACCTCTGGCCTTCTCCCTCTGGGGGAAGGGAAAGATCCACGAGGGGTATTTCTGCCACCTTACGAGGAGCAATCCCCGGACCCACGGCATCATCAGGGAAAACCTCCACAGGTCTCCCCTCTACATGGGCTGGATGGAGGGATCGGGACCGCGGTACTGCCCTTCCATCGAGGACAAGGTCATCAAGTTTCCGGAGAAGGAAAGCCATCTCATCTTCCTGGAGCCTGTGTCCCGGGGAAACAGGGAGGTCTACGTGCAGAATTTCTCCACGAGCCTTCCCTACGATGTACAGCTTGCCATGGTCCATTCCCTTCCCGGGTGCGCCTCTGCCCACATCACCCGGCCCGGGTACGCCATAGAGTACGATTACGTCATCCCTACCCAGCTCCACCCCTATTTGGAGACAAAGAGGGTGGAAGGGCTTTTCTGCGCCGGGCAGATCAACGGCACGTCGGGGTACGAGGAGGCCGCCGCCCAGGGGCTCCTGGCGGGCATCAACGCCGCCCTGAAATCCAGGGGAGAGGAGCCGGTGGTTCTTTCCCGCTCCGAGGCCTATCTCGGGGTGCTTGTGGACGACCTGGTCACCAAGGGAACGAAGGAACCCTACCGGATGCTCACCAGCCGGTGCGAACACAGGCTGCTCCTGCGCCATGACAATGCCGACCGAAGGCTCTCTCCCATCGGGAGGAAGATCGGCCTCATCGGGGATGAACGGTGGAATGTCCTCCTTGCCAGGTGGAAGCGGATCGATACTGAAGCGGAAAGGCTCGAAAAAACGAAGGTTTCCCCTTCTGAGGGACTGAACGCCGCCCTGGCGGCCCTGGGATCGGCTCCCCTTTCGGAGACGGTGTCGGCGGCTGACCTGCTGCGCCGGCCGAGGGTTCCCTATTCCCTGGTGGAGCGGTTTTCTCCGTCGCCGGAACCTCCCCGGGGGGAGGAAGTGCAGGCCCTCGAGGTGGAAATCAAATACGAGGGGTATATCGAACGACAGCACCGGCAGGTGGCACGGCTCTCGAGGATGGAAGAAGTACGTCTTCCATCCGGTCTCGACTATTCCTCCATTTCCGGCCTCCTCGCCGAAAGCAGGCAGAAGCTGGAGGCCCTCCGTCCCCTCACCCTGGGGCAGGCGGGGCGCATTTCCGGCGTGACTCCCACGGACATTCACCTTCTGTCGGTGTACCTCAATTCTCTGTCGCGGAGGGAAGCGGACGATGAGGAATATCAGGCGCAGTAA
- a CDS encoding branched-chain amino acid ABC transporter permease, with product MQLFFEQLLNGVAMGAIYSLITLGLALVYGVMRILHVAHAAVYTAGAYVGLYVFSITGSLLPAVPAAMAACALLGTAIERLVYTPLLKYPPFVPLIGSIAVFLGLEEIFRLVGGPYILSFPAEFPFPGITVRGVVISPAIISIYAVSAAVLLLLWFIVTKTELGLAMRATSQDREIAGAMGINSSYTISMTFVLGSAVAAVAGILVGIYFNQVYPTMGAVPAYKCLALIVVGGLGSLPGAVLASLLLGVGETLLIGYANIPLPRDSLAFIAMIAVLLWRPQGLLGNR from the coding sequence ATGCAGCTCTTCTTTGAGCAGTTGCTCAACGGCGTCGCCATGGGGGCGATCTATTCCCTCATCACCCTCGGCCTCGCCCTGGTGTACGGCGTCATGCGCATTCTCCACGTGGCCCACGCCGCGGTGTACACAGCGGGCGCCTACGTGGGACTGTACGTTTTTTCGATTACCGGCAGCCTGCTACCGGCAGTGCCCGCGGCCATGGCGGCCTGCGCCCTTCTGGGAACTGCCATCGAGCGGCTGGTCTACACTCCCCTGCTGAAATACCCGCCCTTCGTGCCCCTCATCGGGAGCATCGCCGTCTTTCTCGGCCTGGAGGAGATCTTTCGCCTCGTGGGCGGCCCGTACATCCTCTCCTTCCCCGCCGAGTTCCCCTTTCCGGGGATCACCGTCCGGGGGGTGGTCATCTCCCCGGCCATCATTTCCATCTACGCCGTCAGCGCGGCGGTGCTGCTGCTCCTCTGGTTCATCGTGACGAAGACGGAGCTCGGCCTCGCCATGCGGGCCACGTCCCAGGACCGGGAGATCGCCGGCGCCATGGGCATCAACAGCTCCTACACCATCAGCATGACCTTCGTCCTCGGATCGGCGGTGGCCGCGGTGGCAGGAATCCTCGTGGGGATCTACTTCAACCAGGTCTACCCCACCATGGGAGCCGTCCCCGCCTACAAGTGCCTCGCCCTCATCGTGGTGGGGGGCCTCGGGTCCCTGCCCGGCGCGGTGCTCGCCTCTCTGCTTCTCGGGGTGGGGGAGACGCTGCTCATCGGGTACGCCAATATCCCCCTGCCGAGGGATTCCCTGGCCTTCATCGCCATGATCGCCGTGCTCCTCTGGCGTCCCCAGGGACTCCTGGGCAACAGGTAG
- a CDS encoding ABC transporter ATP-binding protein: MLLELRDLQVFYGDIHALDGISLSVAEGELVSVIGANGAGKSSLLNCLMGVVPAKGGSVTFAGKDISSMPVHGRARSGIRIVPERARVFPRLSVYENLLTGCFGMRNTIDLAGKLSWLYSLFPVLEERKSQLASTLSGGEQQMLAISRALIADPKLLLVDEVSMGLMPMLVDKVFEVLSMLNRDHGLTILLVEQNALASLGISSRSYVLETGRIVLEGPSGRLLEDPRVREAYLGL, from the coding sequence ATGCTTCTTGAACTGCGGGATCTCCAGGTCTTCTACGGGGACATCCACGCCCTGGACGGTATCTCCCTGTCCGTGGCGGAGGGAGAGCTCGTTTCAGTCATAGGCGCCAACGGCGCCGGGAAAAGCTCCCTGCTGAACTGCCTCATGGGGGTCGTTCCCGCGAAGGGCGGCTCGGTGACCTTCGCGGGGAAGGATATTTCCTCCATGCCGGTCCACGGGCGGGCCCGGAGCGGCATCCGCATTGTTCCGGAACGGGCAAGGGTCTTTCCCAGGCTGTCCGTGTATGAAAACCTCCTCACAGGGTGCTTCGGAATGAGAAACACCATCGACCTCGCCGGCAAGCTGTCCTGGCTCTACTCCCTCTTCCCCGTCCTGGAGGAGCGGAAATCCCAGCTCGCCTCAACCCTTTCGGGAGGGGAACAACAGATGCTGGCCATCTCCAGGGCACTCATCGCGGACCCGAAACTCCTGCTGGTGGACGAGGTCTCCATGGGGCTCATGCCCATGCTGGTGGACAAGGTTTTCGAGGTGCTCTCCATGCTCAACCGGGACCACGGCCTCACCATCCTGCTGGTGGAGCAGAACGCCCTGGCCTCCCTGGGCATTTCCTCGAGGTCCTACGTCCTCGAGACGGGCAGGATCGTCCTCGAAGGACCTTCCGGCCGGCTTCTCGAGGATCCCAGGGTCCGGGAGGCCTACCTCGGCCTGTAG
- the dnaA gene encoding chromosomal replication initiator protein DnaA, with protein sequence MVEKDLNRLWEEILAEASQSLPAGTADLWLKTCIPTDLVEGSLVLDVPNVFVKEQISSRFLKDLVRICRETGKSDDIELRVGSETKKDEQKRAQKAASGGSAESRGGLNQGYLFNSFVVGKSNRLAHAASLAVAETPGEAYNPLFIWGGVGLGKTHLMHAIGHYVLDRNPNHKVTYVSSEKFINEFIQSIKNNKTQEFKSKYRSVDILLIDDIQFLGNKGSSQEEFFHTFNQLHTSKKQIVICSDRPPKDIQSIEDRLVSRFEWGLVTDIQSPDLETRIAILQKKAQLRRYDIPDEVINFLAVNIPSNIRELEGALNRVVACAELSSEPITEENTGEWLKDVIRKDIRGPVSVDAIQHATAEFFSMSVDDLLSAKRTSDLALARQIAMFLCRKLTEVSLQQIGLSFRKKDHTTVLHAHRKISQMVKEQPRIRQIVDTIEGKL encoded by the coding sequence ATTGTGGAAAAAGATCTCAACCGGCTGTGGGAAGAAATTCTGGCGGAAGCGTCCCAGTCCCTTCCCGCGGGAACCGCTGACCTTTGGCTAAAAACCTGTATCCCCACCGACCTTGTGGAGGGATCCCTCGTTCTCGACGTTCCCAACGTTTTCGTGAAAGAGCAGATTTCCTCCCGGTTTCTGAAGGACCTGGTCCGCATCTGCAGGGAGACGGGCAAAAGCGACGACATCGAGCTCCGGGTGGGGTCGGAAACGAAAAAGGACGAGCAGAAGCGGGCCCAGAAGGCTGCCTCGGGCGGCTCAGCCGAATCACGGGGAGGGCTCAATCAGGGCTATCTTTTCAACTCCTTCGTGGTGGGAAAGTCCAACAGGCTGGCCCACGCGGCAAGTCTCGCCGTGGCGGAAACCCCGGGGGAAGCCTACAACCCCCTCTTCATCTGGGGAGGCGTCGGCCTGGGAAAGACCCATCTCATGCACGCTATCGGCCATTACGTCCTCGACAGGAACCCGAACCACAAGGTGACCTACGTGAGCTCGGAAAAGTTCATCAACGAGTTCATTCAGTCCATCAAGAACAACAAGACCCAGGAGTTCAAGTCCAAGTACAGGAGCGTGGACATCCTCCTCATCGACGACATCCAGTTCCTGGGAAACAAGGGGAGCAGCCAGGAGGAATTTTTCCACACCTTCAACCAGCTCCACACCTCCAAAAAGCAGATCGTCATCTGTTCCGACAGACCCCCGAAGGATATCCAGAGCATCGAGGACCGGCTCGTGAGCCGCTTCGAGTGGGGGCTTGTCACGGACATCCAGTCCCCGGACCTGGAGACCAGGATAGCCATCCTGCAGAAAAAAGCCCAGCTCCGGCGGTATGACATCCCCGACGAGGTGATCAACTTTCTCGCCGTCAATATCCCGAGCAACATCCGGGAGCTGGAGGGCGCCCTCAACAGGGTGGTGGCGTGCGCCGAGCTTTCCAGCGAGCCCATCACGGAGGAAAACACGGGAGAGTGGCTCAAGGACGTGATCCGCAAGGATATCCGCGGGCCTGTGAGCGTGGATGCCATCCAGCACGCGACGGCCGAATTTTTCAGCATGAGCGTGGACGATCTCCTGAGCGCCAAGAGAACATCCGACCTGGCCCTCGCCAGGCAGATCGCCATGTTCCTCTGCCGCAAGCTCACCGAGGTCAGCCTGCAGCAGATCGGCCTTTCCTTCAGGAAAAAGGATCACACCACCGTACTCCACGCGCACAGGAAGATCAGCCAGATGGTGAAGGAACAGCCCCGGATCCGGCAGATTGTGGATACTATCGAGGGGAAACTGTGA
- a CDS encoding branched-chain amino acid ABC transporter permease, giving the protein MNDYSITILTFIAIQAIVACGLNVIVGYAGQISLGHAAFFGIGAYSSALLTTKAGLTFWTALPLVILLTGAIGLVLGMPSLRLREDFLAVTTIGINFIVESVFLYVPFFGGALGLGGIPSITLLGTRLRGPNFLYLCLAFLAVVLFLSRRFTRSWGGLACFALREEETAASSMGVSPIRFKLLAFVIGTAMAGLGGALYAHLMRFISATDFGFTLSVSMMSMVVLGGIGTLWGPVLGALILGVLPEVFRPLIDYRMLLNAAILLLMIRFQPAGLLGEGSLLRRLFRPGRDSAHE; this is encoded by the coding sequence ATGAACGACTATTCCATCACCATCCTGACCTTCATCGCCATCCAGGCCATCGTGGCCTGCGGCCTCAACGTCATCGTGGGGTACGCCGGGCAGATATCCCTCGGCCACGCCGCCTTTTTCGGCATCGGGGCCTACTCCTCCGCCCTCCTCACCACGAAGGCCGGCCTCACGTTCTGGACGGCCCTCCCGCTGGTGATCCTTCTCACGGGCGCCATCGGGCTGGTGCTCGGCATGCCGAGCCTCCGGCTCCGGGAGGACTTCCTGGCGGTGACCACCATCGGCATCAACTTCATCGTGGAATCGGTCTTCCTGTACGTCCCCTTCTTCGGGGGGGCCCTGGGGCTGGGGGGAATACCGAGCATCACCCTCCTCGGCACGAGGCTCCGGGGACCGAATTTCCTGTACCTATGCCTCGCCTTCCTGGCCGTGGTCCTCTTTCTCTCCCGGCGGTTCACCAGGAGCTGGGGGGGCCTTGCCTGCTTCGCCCTCCGGGAGGAGGAGACGGCGGCCTCCAGCATGGGGGTCTCCCCCATCCGCTTCAAGCTGCTGGCCTTTGTCATCGGAACGGCCATGGCGGGATTGGGCGGTGCACTGTACGCACACCTCATGCGGTTCATCAGCGCCACGGACTTCGGCTTCACCCTCTCGGTCTCCATGATGTCCATGGTGGTCCTGGGGGGGATCGGCACCCTCTGGGGCCCGGTGCTCGGCGCCCTGATCCTCGGCGTCCTGCCCGAGGTCTTCCGTCCGCTGATCGACTACCGCATGCTGCTCAACGCCGCCATCCTGCTGCTTATGATCCGGTTCCAGCCCGCGGGGCTCCTCGGCGAGGGAAGCCTTCTGCGGCGGCTGTTCCGTCCGGGGAGGGATTCGGCTCATGAATGA
- the pcp gene encoding pyroglutamyl-peptidase I, translated as MKVLVTGFDPFGGEPVNPAFEAVKLLPRTTAGADVDILEIPTVFHKSIEAVVKRAEEMCADRILMVGQAGGRFEITVERVGINVDDARIPDNEGNRPVDVPIDPDGPAAYFATLPVKAMTERIRSRGIPAKVSNTAGTFVCNHVLYGVLNAAAKKGLPVKAGFIHVPYLPEQAAGKDSVPSMSAVTIAAALEAAVEAMATTGEDVKVSGGREH; from the coding sequence ATGAAAGTGCTTGTTACGGGCTTCGACCCCTTCGGGGGCGAGCCGGTCAATCCCGCCTTCGAGGCGGTGAAGCTCCTGCCCAGGACAACTGCCGGGGCGGACGTGGACATCCTGGAGATTCCCACGGTGTTCCACAAGTCCATCGAGGCGGTAGTGAAGAGGGCAGAGGAAATGTGCGCGGACAGGATCCTCATGGTCGGCCAGGCCGGAGGGCGCTTCGAGATCACCGTGGAACGGGTGGGCATCAACGTGGACGACGCCCGGATCCCGGACAACGAGGGCAACCGGCCCGTCGACGTGCCCATCGACCCCGACGGCCCGGCGGCATATTTCGCCACCCTTCCGGTAAAGGCCATGACGGAGCGGATCCGTTCCCGGGGCATTCCAGCGAAGGTGTCCAACACCGCGGGGACCTTTGTGTGCAACCACGTGCTCTACGGCGTGCTGAACGCCGCAGCGAAGAAGGGTCTCCCGGTGAAGGCGGGCTTCATCCATGTTCCCTATCTTCCGGAACAGGCTGCGGGAAAGGACAGCGTCCCGTCCATGTCCGCGGTCACCATCGCCGCGGCCCTGGAAGCCGCCGTGGAGGCCATGGCGACCACAGGCGAGGACGTGAAGGTCTCCGGCGGAAGGGAACACTGA
- a CDS encoding DHH family phosphoesterase, translating into MSSSLLHVISHTDLDGIAAAAVAWHRWRRERPLKVSLAGYGSVDGLILESIAAGQEFLVADLFCQDSRTVDALDRHYSEGEDPFVFDHHETTAARYGGRPWAVVDTAFCAAKVYYRWLVGRGDPGMERLSPLVELANDRDLWINENPDSRLWQALITLCGPYSLLARLAENPDPSLAPHERATGEDFVEKQEKRFALAVEKMGKGSGDLAFVEPGVLEFGDVSDFGGLVLDRMAEPPLLVAVAAKRFSGEWAVSLRSRSEMAGKVVGMLRDGKKVRGGGHDDSAALYFPPSYSPDQIWTTLQAAMRTIRDQERPTGVTLGDLFKTGGQNESGG; encoded by the coding sequence ATGAGTTCTTCCCTTCTTCATGTAATAAGTCACACGGACCTCGACGGCATCGCTGCGGCGGCGGTTGCATGGCACCGGTGGCGGCGGGAGCGTCCCCTGAAGGTCTCCCTGGCCGGGTACGGGTCAGTGGACGGCCTGATCCTGGAAAGCATCGCCGCAGGGCAGGAATTCCTCGTGGCGGATCTCTTCTGCCAGGACAGCCGGACCGTGGATGCTCTCGACAGGCATTATTCCGAGGGGGAAGACCCCTTCGTCTTCGACCACCACGAAACCACGGCGGCCCGGTACGGGGGCCGTCCCTGGGCGGTGGTGGATACGGCCTTCTGCGCGGCGAAGGTCTATTACCGCTGGCTTGTCGGAAGGGGAGACCCGGGAATGGAGCGGCTCTCTCCCCTGGTGGAGCTTGCCAACGACAGGGATCTCTGGATCAACGAAAATCCCGACAGCCGCCTCTGGCAGGCCCTCATCACCCTCTGCGGCCCCTACAGCCTCCTGGCAAGGCTGGCGGAAAACCCGGACCCCTCTCTCGCTCCCCACGAGCGGGCCACGGGGGAGGATTTCGTGGAAAAGCAGGAAAAACGGTTCGCCCTCGCTGTGGAAAAAATGGGGAAGGGCTCGGGTGACCTGGCCTTCGTCGAGCCGGGAGTTCTGGAGTTCGGCGACGTGTCCGATTTCGGCGGCCTCGTGCTGGACCGGATGGCGGAACCGCCTCTTCTGGTGGCCGTGGCGGCGAAGCGGTTTTCCGGCGAATGGGCCGTCTCCCTCCGCAGCCGGAGCGAGATGGCGGGCAAGGTGGTCGGCATGCTCCGGGACGGAAAAAAGGTGCGGGGTGGGGGGCACGACGATTCGGCGGCCCTCTATTTTCCGCCCTCCTATAGCCCGGACCAGATCTGGACCACCCTCCAGGCGGCCATGCGGACCATCCGGGACCAGGAGCGCCCCACGGGAGTCACCCTGGGAGACCTTTTCAAGACCGGCGGCCAGAACGAATCAGGCGGCTGA
- the dnaN gene encoding DNA polymerase III subunit beta translates to MRLQINKGEFMKNWQIAERSTSSKSTISSLTGILLKASGEDDENTVRLEATDLKTSVKCISRGILVEEEGEAVLPVKVVGELFKKAPTSVFTVSVTDGKGLIIAGRNRYKFTTYPSREFPTLPISESAPFFCSISASELLRTISEGTVASTVGEEFPKYLGTAFFQMKDGELRVISTDGRRLSLSKCYPAEKGEDGDFLLPITGLKELQRLLSSMDGETHVRVLADTTLVFFQMGSLEFSVRRVEAAFPNYEKILNPQSTTSLDIDRNVLAAALERVDVIVREFSRMVLFRLSPQGDLVLTGKAPETGAVEEILDGKIEGEPLTVAFNVGFLLDGLKALYGDRAFISFNGPEGQMTMLRPDQKDFLYMVMPIKLTESDLSFEEDAGEEEDFPTE, encoded by the coding sequence GTGAGACTTCAGATCAACAAGGGAGAGTTCATGAAAAACTGGCAGATTGCCGAAAGGAGCACCAGCTCGAAAAGCACCATCAGCTCTCTTACGGGCATACTGCTGAAAGCCTCCGGCGAGGACGACGAAAACACAGTCCGTCTCGAGGCCACCGACCTGAAAACATCTGTAAAATGCATCTCCAGGGGAATCCTGGTGGAAGAAGAGGGAGAAGCGGTCCTGCCGGTCAAGGTGGTGGGGGAACTCTTCAAAAAAGCGCCCACAAGCGTCTTCACCGTCTCCGTCACCGACGGGAAGGGGCTGATCATCGCGGGAAGGAACCGGTACAAGTTCACCACTTACCCTTCCAGGGAATTTCCCACTCTTCCCATATCGGAAAGCGCTCCTTTTTTCTGTTCCATAAGCGCCTCGGAGCTGCTCCGGACCATTTCGGAAGGAACAGTGGCCAGCACCGTCGGCGAGGAATTTCCCAAGTATCTCGGCACAGCATTCTTCCAGATGAAGGACGGGGAGCTCCGGGTCATTTCTACGGACGGACGGCGGCTCTCCCTGTCCAAATGCTATCCGGCGGAAAAAGGAGAAGACGGTGATTTTCTCCTGCCGATCACCGGCCTGAAGGAGCTTCAGCGTCTGCTTTCCTCCATGGACGGTGAAACTCACGTACGGGTTCTCGCCGATACCACCCTGGTGTTCTTCCAGATGGGCAGCCTGGAATTTTCCGTCCGGAGGGTGGAGGCGGCATTCCCCAACTACGAAAAGATTCTGAACCCTCAGAGCACCACAAGCCTGGACATAGACAGAAACGTCCTTGCGGCCGCCCTTGAGCGGGTGGATGTTATCGTCAGGGAATTCAGCCGCATGGTACTTTTCCGCCTCTCACCCCAGGGAGATCTCGTCCTCACGGGTAAAGCTCCTGAAACGGGAGCGGTGGAAGAAATTCTTGACGGAAAGATCGAAGGCGAGCCCCTGACGGTGGCCTTCAACGTGGGTTTTCTCCTCGACGGTCTGAAAGCCCTCTACGGCGACCGGGCCTTCATCAGCTTCAACGGCCCCGAGGGACAGATGACCATGCTCCGGCCGGACCAGAAGGACTTTCTGTACATGGTTATGCCCATCAAGCTGACGGAAAGCGACCTCTCCTTCGAGGAAGACGCCGGGGAAGAGGAGGATTTTCCCACAGAATAG
- a CDS encoding ABC transporter ATP-binding protein: MNDILLRLEGVSRHFGGLKAVDDVSFSLARGEILGLIGPNGAGKTTCFNLISGVYAPTKGDIVLEGISTAGFPPYRMAAMGVGRTFQVVKPFSTLSVLNNVQVALGLTRYGSVLSSLGPWDTKASRNEALEILEEVGIAHLAGTPSGQLPLGNQRRLELARALALKPKLLLLDETFSGLRHEEAAMLSKLVLGVRARGISVLLIEHNMKVAMGLSDRLVVLDHGRLLAEGKPEDIRSDPRVVEAYLGKGASSHAS; the protein is encoded by the coding sequence ATGAATGACATCCTGCTCCGCCTCGAAGGCGTTTCGCGCCATTTCGGCGGCCTGAAGGCCGTGGACGACGTCTCCTTCTCCCTCGCCCGGGGGGAGATCCTGGGCCTCATCGGCCCCAACGGCGCGGGAAAGACCACCTGCTTCAACCTCATCTCCGGCGTCTACGCCCCCACGAAGGGGGACATCGTGCTTGAGGGAATCTCCACCGCCGGCTTTCCTCCCTACCGCATGGCGGCCATGGGAGTGGGGCGGACCTTCCAGGTGGTGAAGCCCTTCTCCACCCTTTCCGTGCTGAACAACGTGCAGGTGGCCCTCGGCCTGACCCGCTACGGGAGCGTCCTCTCCTCCCTGGGCCCCTGGGACACAAAGGCCTCCAGGAACGAAGCCCTGGAGATCCTGGAGGAGGTGGGCATCGCCCATCTCGCCGGAACGCCTTCCGGGCAGCTTCCCCTGGGAAACCAGAGGCGCCTCGAGCTCGCCCGGGCCCTGGCCCTGAAGCCGAAGCTCCTGCTGCTGGACGAGACCTTTTCCGGCCTCCGCCACGAGGAAGCGGCCATGCTCTCGAAGCTGGTGCTCGGGGTGCGGGCCAGGGGTATTTCCGTCCTCCTCATCGAACACAACATGAAAGTGGCCATGGGGCTCTCGGACCGCCTCGTGGTCCTCGACCACGGCAGGCTTCTCGCCGAGGGAAAACCGGAAGACATCCGGTCCGATCCCCGGGTCGTGGAAGCCTACCTCGGGAAGGGGGCATCCTCCCATGCTTCTTGA